Sequence from the Candidatus Rokuibacteriota bacterium genome:
GGCGCCTGCATGGTGCACATCGACGGCGAGCCGACGTTCTCCTGCCAGACGCCCGTCGAGGCGGTCCGCGGGCGCTCGGTCACCACCATCGAAGGGCTGTCCCAGCCCGGCCTGCATCCGCTGCAGCGGGCGTGGCTCGCCGAGCACGTGCCGCAGTGCGGCTACTGCCAGTCCGGCCAGATCATGAACGCGGCCGCGCTGCTCGCGAAGAATCCGCGTCCGACGCGCACCGAGATCATCGAGCACATGTCGGCCAACATCTGCCGGTGCGG
This genomic interval carries:
- a CDS encoding (2Fe-2S)-binding protein, translated to MAVDFRVNGRPVRVDVPGSTRLLWVLREHLKLTGTKYGCGAAQCGACMVHIDGEPTFSCQTPVEAVRGRSVTTIEGLSQPGLHPLQRAWLAEHVPQCGYCQSGQIMNAAALLAKNPRPTRTEIIEHMSANICRCGTYQRIVRAIERAVREG